A single Peptostreptococcaceae bacterium DNA region contains:
- a CDS encoding low molecular weight protein arginine phosphatase — MKVLFICTGNTCRSPMAEGFLKKMINKVGVEGVEVASRGLVAIKGKPVSENAFLVVGEKHIKIGNHVVRQVTRDDIAESDLILTMTKSHAYHVFSMFAQKDRHIYTLKDFVGGYDDRDISDPIGGSLDDYRKCAKEIEEALKKGFDNIVNYGKEE; from the coding sequence ATGAAGGTATTGTTCATATGCACCGGAAACACATGCAGAAGCCCCATGGCGGAAGGCTTTCTAAAAAAAATGATCAATAAGGTGGGTGTCGAAGGCGTCGAGGTGGCGTCAAGAGGCCTGGTTGCAATTAAAGGGAAGCCTGTCTCGGAAAACGCGTTTCTGGTGGTGGGAGAAAAGCATATCAAAATAGGGAACCATGTAGTAAGGCAGGTAACTCGTGATGACATAGCCGAAAGCGATTTGATTTTGACAATGACGAAGAGTCATGCTTATCATGTTTTCAGCATGTTCGCGCAAAAGGACCGCCACATATATACACTGAAGGATTTTGTTGGAGGCTATGATGACAGGGACATATCCGATCCAATCGGAGGGTCTCTGGATGACTATAGAAAATGTGCCAAAGAGATAGAGGAGGCATTAAAAAAAGGGTTTGACAATATTGTCAATTATGGAAAGGAAGAATAA